From bacterium:
TCGGGCTTGCCGACGCGCGCGGCGGCGCGGCCGTCGCGTTTGACTTCGACATCGAGGGCGATCTGGATCTGCTGGTTGCCGGCAACTCGGGCGTCGAGCTCTACCGCAACAGCCTCAGTGGCGCACTCGAGCCGGTTGGCTCGAAGAGCCTGCCAGGCTTGAGCGTCGACTCTCCGTCCGAAACTCTGGCGAGCGATCTGGACCGGGACGGCGACCTAGACGTCATGATTCTGGGCGACTCCGGCACGACGCGCTTGGTGAATCTGCGCCAGGGCCGATTCGCGGCGCTCGAAGACAGCCTCGCAATCGATGACGCGGAACGTATTGCCAGCGCGGACTTCGACAACGACGGCTGGCCCGACCTGGTTGCGGTCGGCTCCGGAGTGAGATTCTGGCGCAACAACAAGGGTGACTTCGAAGCCTGGGACCTGGGCAGGTCGCTGCAGACCTCGGCCCGATTCTCGGCTCTCGCCGTCTTCGACGCCGACAATGACGGCCGGCTCGATCTCGCGGTCGGAGGTGCGGGCGGACTGGCAGTCCTCGCTCAGCGCGACGGCGCCTTCGCGTTTCTTCCGGTCGAAGGTGGACCGCTTCAGATCGAGTCGCTGGCGGCGGCCGATCTCGACGGCGACGGCGACCTCGACCTCGTGGCTCAGGCAGCCGAGGGAGTCTTTCGGCTCGACAATCAGGGCGGCAACCGCAACAAGTGGCTGACACTGCGCCTGAAAGGCCTGGTCAAGGGCAACAGCAAGAACAACATCTTCGGTCTTGGCGCCACACTCGAAGTCCGCGCCGGCTCCGCCTACCAGTTTCGCGAAGTGACCGAAGACGTAACCCACTTTGGGCTCGGTCAACTCGACACCCCGGACCTGGTTCGCGTCGTCTGGACCAACGGAGTTCCGCAGAACCGGTTCCAACCCGGCCCGAACCAGTACATCGTCGAAGAGCAAGTGCTCAAAGGCAGTTGTCCGTTCGTCTACGCCTGGGACGGAGAAGGCTTCGCCTTCGAGTCCGATCTGCTCTGGGGCGCGCCGGCCGGCCTCCCCGTCGCCGAGGGTATCTGGGCCGGTGCCGACGCCGAAGAGCTCGTCAGGCTCGACGCACTCCAAGCTCGGGACGGTCTCTACGAGTTGCGGCTCACCGAGGAGCTTTGGGAAGCCGCCTTCATCGACTACTCGCGACTCTGGATCGTCGACCACCCGATCGATACCGAAGTCGCGAGCACCCTCAAGGTCGTGCCGGGTCGGGTCCTCGCGGATCAGGTCCTCACCAGCCGCGGCTTACGGCCGGTTGCGGAAGCCCGGGACGCGAGCGGCAACGACGTCACCGAACGGGTTCGGCGCCGAGACGAAGTCTACGCCGACGGCTGGAGTCCAAGTGCCTACCAGGGTGTCGCCAGCGAGCCCTGGACCTTCGAGTTCGACCTCGGCGGGGCGCCGAACAAACCGGTACGGCTGCATCTCGACGGCTGGATCTTCCCCGCCGACGCCAGTCTGAATCTGGCGCTCGATCAGCGCCCCGACTACCGGCCGCATGCGCCGCGTCTCGACACCTTGACCGCGGAAGGCTGGGTGCCTCTGGTCGAGAACATGGGTTTTCCGGCCGGAAAGACCAAGACCATGGTCGTCGATACGCCGCAAGTTCCCGAGGGAGCCAGCCGATTGCGAATCGTCTCGAATCAATGGCTGTCGTGGGACCGGATTGCCTGGACCGTCGAGCCCGTCGACGACGTGGCCGTCGTCCAGGCCCGGCTGGAGCCCAAGACCGCGGAGCTTCGTTTCCGCGGCTTCTCGCGACTGGTCCGGCAGGCTCCGAACGCGCCTCACACCTTCGACTACTCGCAAACCTCGATGGACTCCCCCTGGCTGCCGTTTCCGGGTAACTACACCCGCTACGGCGATGTGCGCGAGCTGCTTCTCCAGTCCGATTCGCGCAGCGTCATCCTGGGGGTCGGCGACGAGATCGCCCTGGTTTTCGACGGCTCGGGGCTCGGCGAGCTCGATGCCGGCATGAAGCGGTCGCTGTTTCTCGAGAGCCACGGCTGGGACAAGGACGCCGACAGGAACACCTTCGCCGCAGCGCAGGTGGAGCCGCTCCCCTTCCGCGGAATGAGCGGATATCCGTACGGTGACGACGAGTCGTTCCCGGACACGCCGCTCCATCGCGAGTACCTCGAGACATACCAGACCCGGACCGTCGAGTAGCGGGCTTCCGAAGCCTTCATCGAATCGGCATCGAATCGGGCACAGGCCGCCGGTTTTCTGCTCCGGAGTCAGCGGCCCGGCTCGCCTGCGTATTCTTGGTGCTTGACAAAGGCCATCGTCCGTAACTAGAGTATGACAAAGTATGACACCGGAAGGGAATCCGGGACGCTCGAAGGCTCGGCTGACCATTACCCTCGCTCCCGATGTGCTCGATCGGGTGGATCGGCTGATCGACGAAGGTGAGCTCTCAAATCGCTCCCAGGCCATCGAGGCCCTACTGCGGCGGTCGCTCAAGCCTTCGGTCACGACCGCAGTGATTCTGGCGGGCGGCGATCACGACGGACCCGAGATTCCCGCCCTCGTGCCGATCGGCGGCCAGGCCCTGGTGGCGAGGACGATCCTCCATCTGGCCGGATTCGGGATCCGCTCGTTCGTGGTGCTGGCGGGCCCCTACGAGCGAGCCATCAAACGCCTGATGGGGGACGGTCGGAGCCTGGACGTTCAGATCTCATACCTTCGTGAACGATCCCGCCGCGGCACCGCCGGCGCTCTCAAACTGGTCCAGGACTACGTCGGCGACGATCCGTTCCTGGTGATTCACGGGGATGTGCTCACCGATATCGACATCGCCGACTTCATTGCGTTTCACCTCAACGAGAACACGATGGCCACGATCGCGGTCAAGCCCCGACAGAGTGAAAAGCGCTATGGACAAGTGCTCTTGCAGGGGAACCGCATCACGAACTTCCTCGAAAGCGGCCGTGACGCCGGCATCAGCATCGTAAACACCGGCGTTTATCTCTTCGGTCCCGCTGTGTTCGGAATGATCGACAAAGACAAGACCTCGCAACTGGAAGAAGACGTCTTCCCGCGATTGGCTCGAATGGGAGAGCTGAGCGCGTTTCTCTTTCAGGGGATCTGGTACGACATCAGCTCGCCGAAGAACTACCGCAAGGCAAAGATGCGATGGAGCGAGAAAGGAGCCGGAGCAGCATGAGGGCAGAACCGAAACCGAGACTCGACGATCCACCATCCGACCGCGATCGAGCCACGCCCGCCGCGCGCGAGCGGCGTGCCACGGCGAAGACATCGCGAATGCTGGCCTCGGATCCTTCCAAGTGCCCAGAGCTTCGCGATCTGCTCGGCGACTACTCGGAGCAGACCGGCTCTCTTTTCGGCTGAATCTACGCTCCCCGAGATCAGCGGCAGCGCCTTGCGCAGTGGAGGTCCGCAGTAAGCGACGGCACGCGCTTCAGAATTACTCGGGGTTTCCCGCTACAATTGGCACGACTTTGGCACTAAAGACTGCCGGCACGGAACCGTGCCGAAAGAAAGTGATCGAGAGGAGTAGCAAGTGAAGAAGCGAGCGAGTTTGACCGGAGTCTTTGTCGTCGCAGTGCTCGGCGTGGTTCTCGCGCCCAACATGGTGCAAGCGGAAGAGTTCGAGTACATCGGCTCGAAGGGCTGTAAGAAGTGTCATCTCAAGCAGTACAAGTCGTGGGAGGCCACGACGATGGCGACGACCTTCAACGCCCTGAAGCCAGGCGAGCGCGGAGAGGCCAAGCTGACGGCTGGTCTCGACCCGAATAACGACTACACGAAGGACGAAGCCTGCATTAAGTGTCATGTCACCGGCTACGGAGAGCCGGGTGGCTTCGTCGATATCGAGACCACACCGGACCTAGCCAACGTGGGTTGTGAGACCTGCCACGGCCCCGGCGGCTCCTATACAGCCGACGAGCTCATGAGCTTGAAGAACAAGGAGTACAAACGAGCCGACGTCGTCGCGGCCGGCATGGTCGAGAAGGTGGGAGCCGAACAGTGTAACGGCTGCCACAACAGCGAGAGCCCGTTCGTGGCCGAGGGCTACGTATTCGACTACGAGGGCAACAAGGACGGCGGCACGCACGAGCACTATCCGCTCAAGTACAACCACGACTAGCGTAGGTTGCTGACCGAGCGAGCCGCCCGAGTCCGGGGTCAGCCAGGGAGTGCGGGCCGGCCGGCCGGACTATGCTCCGGCGGCTCGCCGTCTCGCTACCCGGAGCCGAGCCGCTTCAGGAGCCGCGACAGCGGCAGCGTGTTCAGAACGTCCTTCTTGGTCAGCCAGGCGCGTCTCGCCTGTTCGACGCCGTAGTGAATCAAATCGAGCTGATCGACGGCGTGAGCGTCGGTTCCGATAGCCACTCTCAGACCCAGCTCGCGGGCCTTCAGCAAATGCACGTCCCTGAGATCGAGGCGTTGGGGATGGGCGTTGTCCTCGACCGCGACCCCGTGCTCGCGCGCGCAGTGCAGGGCCTGATCCAGGTCGATCTTGATCTCGTCGCGCTTGCCGAGGCGGCGGGCAAGGGGATGTGCCCAGATATGAGCAGCCGGATGACTGAGCGCCTTCAAGACTCGCTCGGTCTGGACCGACGCCGGAAGGTCGAAGCTTGAATGGATCGCCACCAACACGATGTCGAGCTCGTCGAGGGTCTCGTCGTCCATGTCGAGCGTGCCGTCTTCGAGAATGTCGACCTCCAGGCCACGCAGGATTCGAATCTCGGGGTAACGCTGCTGAACCGTCTCGATCTGGGCCCACTGCTGCCGCAGCTTCCGGCTGTTCAGGCCTCCGGTCATCGCCAGAAACGGACTATGGTCGGTGATCGCGATGTACTCGTAGCCTTTGGCAATTGCCGCCAAGACCATCTCCTCGATCGAGTTCCTGCCATCGGACCAGGTCGAATGGGTCTGGAGGTCGCCACGAAGGTCCTTCTCCGTCAGGAGTCTGGGTAGCTTCCCGGCCCGCGCCGCCTTGATCTCGCCGCGATCCTCCCGCAGCTCGGGAGGTATCCATGGTAGCTCGAGCGAGCTATAGACCGACTTCTCGGTCTTGCCGGCAAAGTACTCGCCGGCCCAGGGATCGGCGGCCTCCTCGCTCTCTTCCAGATTCGACTCGTCGAAGACGCCGTACTCGGAAAGGCGCATTCCCCGCTCGATCGCCCGCTGCCGGAGCTTGATGTTGTGCGCTTTGGAACCGGTGAAATAGACCAGCGCGGCTCCCCAACTCTTGGTCGGCACGACACGCAAATCCACCTGAAAGCCCGACTCGAGGATCACGGTGCTCCGGGTGTCCCCGGCTTTTTCGACCGACTCGACTTTCGAGTAGGCGCCAAAGGCCTCGACCAGCTCGGTCGGCCGCGAAGCTACGGCCAGCACGTCGAGATCGCCGACCGTCTCGCGCCGTCGCCGGTAGCTCCCCGCGACCTCTACTTTCCGGACACCGGGTACGGCTCGAAGGTATTCGAGCAACGGCGCCGCCTGCCGATCGACCTCGGCCAGGCTGAGACGGTTGGTGTAGCGTTTCCGCCGTTCGATCCCGGCCAGAATCTGCTGCTCGCTCTTGACACCGAACCCTGCAAGCTTGGCGATCTCTCCAGCCTTGGCGGCCTTGCCCAGGGCATCGACCTCCACAATGCCGAGCTCCTGCCACAGGCGCTTTGCCTTCTTCGGACCCACTCCCGGCAGCGCCACGATGTCGATCAGCGATAGCGGGATCTCCGAGCCGAGCTGGTCGAGCTTTGTGAGCCGACCCGTAGCGACCAACTCCTCGATGTTGAGCGCCATCTCCTTGCCGATACCCTCAAGGGCCGTCAGAT
This genomic window contains:
- a CDS encoding ribbon-helix-helix protein, CopG family, whose amino-acid sequence is MTPEGNPGRSKARLTITLAPDVLDRVDRLIDEGELSNRSQAIEALLRRSLKPSVTTAVILAGGDHDGPEIPALVPIGGQALVARTILHLAGFGIRSFVVLAGPYERAIKRLMGDGRSLDVQISYLRERSRRGTAGALKLVQDYVGDDPFLVIHGDVLTDIDIADFIAFHLNENTMATIAVKPRQSEKRYGQVLLQGNRITNFLESGRDAGISIVNTGVYLFGPAVFGMIDKDKTSQLEEDVFPRLARMGELSAFLFQGIWYDISSPKNYRKAKMRWSEKGAGAA
- the polX gene encoding DNA polymerase/3'-5' exonuclease PolX, giving the protein MENSEIAAVFRRMGLLLQIQGANPFRVRAYENAAHTVDDATEPMAKLIERGDDLTALEGIGKEMALNIEELVATGRLTKLDQLGSEIPLSLIDIVALPGVGPKKAKRLWQELGIVEVDALGKAAKAGEIAKLAGFGVKSEQQILAGIERRKRYTNRLSLAEVDRQAAPLLEYLRAVPGVRKVEVAGSYRRRRETVGDLDVLAVASRPTELVEAFGAYSKVESVEKAGDTRSTVILESGFQVDLRVVPTKSWGAALVYFTGSKAHNIKLRQRAIERGMRLSEYGVFDESNLEESEEAADPWAGEYFAGKTEKSVYSSLELPWIPPELREDRGEIKAARAGKLPRLLTEKDLRGDLQTHSTWSDGRNSIEEMVLAAIAKGYEYIAITDHSPFLAMTGGLNSRKLRQQWAQIETVQQRYPEIRILRGLEVDILEDGTLDMDDETLDELDIVLVAIHSSFDLPASVQTERVLKALSHPAAHIWAHPLARRLGKRDEIKIDLDQALHCAREHGVAVEDNAHPQRLDLRDVHLLKARELGLRVAIGTDAHAVDQLDLIHYGVEQARRAWLTKKDVLNTLPLSRLLKRLGSG